DNA from Sulfurimonas gotlandica GD1:
TGTTTTGGTTTAGAAGGTATAGCCATAGCAGCAATAACACCGGCAATAGTAGCATGTACACCAGATTCAAGCATGAAAAACCACATGAATAATCCAACTATGAAATAAGGTAAAATCATGTGAATACCAAAACGGTTAAACAGAACTAAAAATAAAAAAGAAGCACCTGCTAAAGCAAGTGGTAATAAATGTATTTCATCAGTATAAAATAGAGCAATAACAGCAACAGCACCTAAATCGTCAACTATAGCAAGTGCAACCAAAAATGTAACAAGTGCAGTAGAGACTCTTTTCCCAAGTAGGACAAGAGCACTAATAGCAAAGGCGATATCTGTAGCCATAGGGATACCCCAGCCATTTGAACCTTCCCCGCCATTGTTGATGCTAAGATATATTAGAGCAGGTAGAACCATACCTCCAATAGCAGCCAAAATTGGTAAAATAGCAACTTTTATGTTTGAGAGCTCACCTACTAAAATCTCCCGCTTTATCTCTAAACCGATTAAGAAGAAAAAGATAGCCATTAAGCCATCGTTTATCCAGTGATGAATAGTGTGAGATAGTTGCCAAGAACCAACATTAAAATCAATTTTAGCATGAAAAAAGTGTCCATATGCTTCAGTTAGAGGTGTGTTTGCTAGTATAAGAGCAATAATAGTCATAACCATTAATATTAAACCAGTTGTCGTTTGGGCATGCAAAAAGTGTTCAAATGGGGTAGCTATTTTATTAAAAGTTTTTTCCCATGGAGCATATATCTTCATTAAATTTCCTTGAATTAATTGCCCTATTGTATCTAAGAAGAGAAAACTTAAAAAAAATGTGTATAATCTGCTTATGAATCTATATGAACTACAAAATAAAACAATACTTCTATTTGGAAAGAGCCGCGCTTTTAGTGCTGATGAGTTCAATGCACAACTAAAATACCATAAAATTAATATTACAAAAGAGTATAACGATGATGTTGTCTTAGTCGTAGACGGCAAGATGATGACTCCGTATGAGCAAAATGACAGCGATAAGTTATATGAAGAGAAAATTGATGCTACTTTTGTTGATATTGATGTTCTTGAAAAAGAGTTGGCAAAGTACATAGATGCAGATACTCTTATGATGAGTCTAAAACTATCTCACGATAAAGATAGACTAAAAGATTTTTTAACAAACTCTATGATTAACGATGACCTCTACCTGCGACTTTTAAAGATGTACAAATGGGGTGGTGATAACTTTTTTGATAATGATGATAACAGAGATATAAGTGCCGCTTTAATAGTAAGGTTCTATCAAAATATAGAAAGAAATCATAATGTTCAATATGCAGCACTGGGAATTATGCACCTATCAACTCAATCAGATAATGAAAAAGTTTTAGAAGCGATTGCGTACTTAGAACCAATACAACAGACTATGCTTCAAGATACAAATATAGCAAACAACAAAATTATATCAGCGATTGCAACAAACTACGCAACACCAAAAAATATTCTAAATATGTTAATAAAAAATGCAAACTCTTATATTAAAACGCTTATAGCTATGAGAGAAGATTGCGATGAAGAGATGCAACTAAAACTTGTTGAGAGTGAAGAAGATGATGTACTAAAAGCACTCTCATATAACCCTAATTTGTCAAAATCAATAGTAAAAAAGCTACTTTTTAACAATCCGCTTGCAAAGAATATGGCTAAAAATCTTCGTTTAAATAATGAACTGTTTGAAATATTTTTTAAAAATCATCCAAATGAAGTTGCTAAAAATGAGTTTATATCAGTTGAGATGCAAAAGAAGTTAGTTGCTAATAGCACTCAAGAAGTAATGATGTCGCTTGCAACAAATGAAAATATAGATAAAAAAGTAGTAGTTGATTTACTAGGTGAGGATTATGCTGAACTTAACCTTGCTCTTTATGAAAATAATGCCACACCACAAGAGAGTTTAGTGGAAGCTTATAACAGTGTTTTAAACCACTTTTCTCTTGCAAATAATGAGAATACTCCGAAGCATATTTTAGAACTACTGGCTGAAAGTGAGGATGCAAAAGTTCTCAAATCATTAGCAAAAAACCCAAGCACACCAATAGAGACTCTCTATCAACTTCAACTTGACTCACGTTTTGAAAGAATAGTAAAAGAGAATCCAAATTTTGGTAAGCACATAATGAGTGAAAATATAGGGTGGGAAGTATAGATGAAAGCTTCTAGATTAATAAGTACACTAACCGCATTAGTAGAGCAAAAAGTTCCAGCTTTTTTATGGGGCGCTCCTGGCATCGGTAAATCATCAATTGTTAAGCAAATTGCTCAGAGTAACGGCGTTGGTTTTATTGATTTAAGACTTGCTCTTATGGATCCAACTGATTTAAAAGGCATACCTTTTTATGATAAAGAGTCACACACTGCACTTTGGGCACCACCTGCTTTTTTACCTAAAAGCGGTGAAGGAATTCTATTTTTAGATGAGTTAAACACTGCTGCCCCAAGTGTTCAAGCATCTGCATATCAGTTGATTTTGGACAGAAGAGTAGGTGAGTATGAACTCCCAGATGGCTGGGCAATAGTGGCTGCCGGAAATCGTGAGAGTGATAGAGGTGTTACATATAGAATGCCTTCTCCTCTTGCTAATAGATTTGTTCACTTTGAGATGGAAGTTAATGTTGATGACTGGAAATATTGGGCTTATAAAAAAGGGATAGATGATAGAATAATCTCTTACATCTCTTATATAAATGAACATCTCTTTACCTTTGATGCAAAGAGTGATGTAAAAAGCTTTGCTACTCCTAGAAGTTGGGAATATGTAGATAGCATCTTAAAAAGCAATATTTCTAAAGAGTTACTCCTTGATGCTATAAGCGGTGCAATTTCTAGAGAAGTGGCTGTTGGCTTTTTGAGTTTTACTAAGGTTATGAACAGGCTTCCTGATATTCAGGCTATCTTGGCATCTGGAGAAGGTGAGTATAGCGAAGAAGTTGATGTGCTTTACGCACTAAGTATAGCTCTCGTTAGTGCTTATCTAAAAGAGCCAAATGATGAGATGCTGGATAACATACTAAAATATACTCTAGAGTTAAAAAGTGAATTCGCTGTTATGTGTGTACAAGACCTGCAAAGAAATGGCGTAAAGATGGAACACTCTGATGTTTTTAAAGAGTGGGTAAAGAAGTTTGCTTATCTTTTGGCGTAGTACTGATAGATGCAACTTCAGCAAAAAATCTCCCGTGCAAAAGCAAAACTACTAGTTGAGTATCCACTATTTGGAACTATCGCTTCAAAACTTCAACTCATAAAAAATGACGATATCCAAGCTTTTAAAAGTAACGGTACGACACTTGAGTACAGCAGTGACTTTTTTAACGAGATAACTATAAATGAGATGGAGTTTGTCTTCGCCAATGGTGCGATGCATGCATCTCTAGCTCATGAGTCACGTAAAAATGGACGAAGCGGTTGGTTGTGGCAACTCTCAACAGACTATGCCGTAAATGATATGCTTGTAGAAAATGGGATGGAAAGACCATATCAGGCACATTACTCTAAAAGATTTCATGGGCTTTATGCAGAAGAGATATATGCTGAGCTAAAAGATGATATTTTACGTGATGAGTTAGAGTATGAATCGGATGATGTAGATGATGTTCAAAAAGATAAAAATGATTCACAGGACAATCAACAAGAGAGTGAAAAAGTTCAGCAAGATGATTTGGTTTCAGAGGAACTCTTTGAAGAGTTTGCAAAAGCAGTTTTAGAAGCTGAGGAAAAAAGGGGTGAGCTTCCGAGAAGTCTGGAGAGATTTTTTAAAATTGAGCAAAATGCAAAGATTGATTGGCGTGACGAACTTAGAGTGGCTTTAGAAAGATTTCATAAAGATGATTATACTCAGATGCCGCCAAACAAAAAGTTTTTGCATCTGGGATTTTACCTGCCATCTAGTGTCTCTCAAAGATTTAAGTTAGTAGTTGCAGTTGATAGTTCAGGCTCTGTAGATGATGAGCTTCTCGGTGAGTTTTTGAGTGAGTTAAACTTTCTTATGAATACCATACCTTCATATGAAATAAACTTAATTGTTTGTGATGACAAGATACGTTCACACAGAGTTTTTTATAGTGGAGATATTTTAGAAGCTAGTGTCGAAGGTGGTGGTGCTACTGACTTTAGGCCCGTTTTTGAACTTATAAAAAATGAGTTAGAAGACACAAAATTGCTTTTGTACTTTAGCGATTTGGATGGTACTTTCCCAAAAAATGCACCATCGTATGATGTAAAATGGATAGCTCCAAAAGATTTAGAGACTCCTTTTGGAGAAGTTATAGTTTTGGATGATTAACTAAACTCAATCCTATTTTTACCATTTTGTTTTGCACCATGAAGCATCATATCGGCTTGGTTGATTGTTTCTTCAAGAGTATCATCATCGTCATGAATAGATACACCGATTGATATAGTAAACTTGATGCTTTTATTAGCATCTATCGTAAAGTTGAATTTTTCAACTTCTTGTCTAAGTCTTTCAAGTATATCTGACGCGCTATATTTATTGATATTTTTAAGCACTACACAGAATTCTTCACCGCCAAATCTTGCGACTATATCTCTGTAGCTAGTGTTTGTTCTGAGTATCTCAGAGATGCTTGTTATAACTTTATCTCCAATATCATGACCGTAAGTGTCATTTATATGTTTAAAGTTGTCAATATCTATCATTGAAACAGCAAATTGTTCACCACTTTCTTTTGTATCTTCAATATACTCTTGCATGTTTTGGAAAAAGTAGCGACGGTTATAGAGACCTGTTAAAAAATCTCTATTTGCATGGTTTGTAATAAATTGGATATTTTCTAGTGCTTCAATTGAGTTATTTATACGACAAGAAAACTCTTCTTTTGAAAAAGGTTTTTTGATGTAGTCATTTGCACCATGTTTTAAAAACAGAGCATTTACCTCTTCATCGTTGTTTGAGGATATTGCGATGATACATAATTCAGATTTTTTATAATCTTTTCGAATCTCATTGGTAAGTTCTAGTCCATTCATAACGGGCATATTGTAATCGGTTATAACCAAAGATATATCAGAATGAGCTGTCAGCATACCAACTGCTTCTTCACCATGGGCAACCGTTATAACATTGTAAAAAAGATTCTCTAGCATCTCTTTCATCATTTTTCTAAACACCATGGAGTCATCAACAACTAGAACTTTATGTTTTTGGTTTTTTTCTAGTCTTTGAATAGTTTGAATAATGTAGTTAATATCATCAACACCACCTTTGTTTACATAGTCAATAATATTTTTTTGAAGCATCTTCTTTCTAAACTCTTTGTCGATGTTTGCACTTAATACAATGGCATGATTGCCTTTGCTTAGCACATAGTCAACAATCTCTCCATTTGGAGCATCTGGAAGATTGATATCGAGTAAGGTTATGAAATATTCATACTTTTTTAAAAATAGTTTTGCTTCTGAAAGTTTGTAAGCTACATCTACTTCATATTTTAAAGATAGTTCTATTTTTTTAGCCAAAATTTTTGCGAGTGTCTTATTGTCTTCGACGATTAATATTCTTTTCATGCGGCTATTATACTATTTTAGTATAATTTCTTTATGAATTATCTAGAAGAAATCACACAAAAATTGCTAACTAAACAAAATATTTTTTTAACAGGTGGAGCAGGTGTCGGAAAAACAACAATAACAAGACAGGTTATAGAGTATTTTGAGAGTGAAGCCAAAAAAGTGGCAAAGCTTGCATCTACAGGTATGGCAGCCACACTTATAGATGGACAAACTCTACACAGCTTTTTAGACCTTGGCATCGCATCTGACATAAAAGAGTTAGAGATAAGCGGTAGATTAGAGATAAAAAAGAAGATAAAGAACCTTATATCGAGTATGCACTTAATAGTCATAGATGAGATTTCTATGGTTAGCGATACACTTTTAGAAATGATACAACTTAGACTTGAACAAGCTGAATTTTGCGGTACAGTTCTTGTTGTAGGAGATTTTTTACAGCTTCCACCTGTTGTAAGAGGAAGTGCAGAGGTTAAATTCGCCTTTGAATCAGCTGCGTGGGCTGAGTTTAATTTCTATAAGATAGAGCTTACACATATATATAGAACAGACGATAAAAAGTTTATAGAACTTTTGGGAAGCGTAAGAGATGGTTTTATAGATGAAGACGTTCATAATCATTTGAACGAATATATAAAACCACTTCCAGAGGATTTGAGTGAGTTTACTTTTCTTTTTGGTAAAAATCACTCAGCATCTCTTCACAATAAAAGACAGTTAGCTTACATAGATAGTGAAGTCTTTGTAAAAGAAGCGCAAATAATAAAACACGCTAAAAGTGTAGCAGATGCAGAGATTGAGCGTTTTATGAATGATTCTCGTATAGATAAAGAACTTGAACTAAAAATTGGAGCACCGGTTCTTTTTACTAGAAATTCTTGGAACTATTTTAATGGGGAACGTGGAGTTGTTGAAAATGTTGATACAAGTTTTGTTTATGTGCGTAAGTCAGATGCCAAAGTGGTAAAACTCGAAGCAGTTGCACAGAGTAAAGCTAAATGGAGTGAAAAAAGTATAAATGGAAAAAAAGAGATGGTAGAAGAGGCTCAATTGAGTGTTTATCAGTTTCCTATAAAATTAGCTTTTGCGATAACTATTCATAAATCACAGGGAATGTCTATTGAAGATTTGATTATAGAGACAAACGAGATATTTGCACCGTCTCAGTTTTATGTAGCACTTTCAAGAAGTTCAAATCCTAAAAGACTGAATCTTATAGCACCTGCTTGTCAGTGGCACCAAATTGTTTTTGTAAATAATAAAGCTTTGGGATTTGTAAAAGATTCTTAGTATTAGAGTTTAAATGCTCTAAAATTACCATCATGAGATAGAATAATTACTTTAGTAAATTTATGTTTTTTAAACGGTATTTTTTTTACTTTTTCAAAAGCTTGAGTATCCATTCCATTAGTAATATAATCCACTAAAATTAACCACCACTGACTATAAACCGGAAAGTTTTTATCAATCTTTTCATTTTTTTCATCTATAAGAAGTTGAATATTTTTATGTAGTTCATCTATATTATCAACCAAAGGAGAATCTATGCTTACTAAGTTACCATTGCTTTTGCTTTTATAGTTTCTATTTAGTCTTCTTACTTCAACAGCTACTTTTCCATCAATCAAAAAGTCAGGAGTAACATTTCCAAGTGGCTCATACTCTATCTTTGTATGGGGCAGAGTCTGTAAGTACTGCTTCGCTCTAGTTTCATCAGAATTTTCTTTTCTTTTCATAGTTAATATATTAGCAAAAAGATGGTAAAAAGTAGTGTGTGAGGAATTAACAACGCAGAAGATGCGTTGCTATTTTAAGTTTTGATTATAGATCGTCTTCGTGCTTAGCAAGATACTCAGCAACACCTTCAGTAGATGCTTTCATCCCTTCGTCACCTTTTTGCCAACCAGCAGCACATACTTCACCATGCTCATCAGTAAATTGCATTGCATCTACCATACGAATCATCTCATCAATGTTACGACCAAGTGGTAAGTCATTGATTACTGCGTGACGTACAATACCTTTACCATCAATTAGGAATGAACCACGAAGTGCTACTGCTTCACCGAAAAGTACATCGTAATCTTTAGAGATTTGTTTTGTAAGGTCAGCTACTAGAGGATATTTAATTCTACCGATACCACCATTGTTAACTGGAGTTTCTCTCCAAGCAAAGTGTGAAAATTGGCTATCAACAGATACACCGATAACATTTACACCACGGCTTTTGAAATCTTCGATTCTATGAGAGAAAGCGATTATTTCCGATGGACATACAAATGTAAAGTCTAATGGATAGAAGAAAAGAACAGTACCTTTCTCACCAAAGTTTTCTGATAATTTGAAGTTCTCATCGATTGAGCCATCTGCTAAAACTGTAGTTGCTGTAAAATCTGGAGCTGGGTTTGTTACTAACATGTAAATATCCTTGAGTTTGTTATTTTGTTGGTGAAATTTTAACACAAAAACATTAACAAATCTTAGATGAAAAGAAGTAATAAAATTATTTAAGGATAATTTTTATCTTTTATATTTGTTGACTTCTGATAATTGAAAATTAAACATACTTTGATATACTTCGTTCGATTTATGGAGCCCGACTCTATACTTCAATAAGGAAAAATCGATGACGAAAGAGTATATATTTACTTCAGAGTCTGTAACAGAAGGGCACCCTGATAAGATGGCAGATCAAATCAGTGATGCAATTCTGGATTATATTATTGAGCATGATCCTAATGCACGCGTAGCGTGTGAGACATTAGTATCAAATGGTTTTTGTGTAATTGCAGGCGAACTGAAAACAACGGCTTATGCCCCGATGCAAGAGATAGCTAGAAAAGTTATCCAAGAGATTGGTTACACAGATGCAACTTATGGTTTTGATTACCGTGCTGCAGCTGTTTTAAATGGAATAGGTGAGCAATCTCCGGACATCAACCAAGGTGTTGATCAAGAGGATGGTGAAATAGGTGCAGGTGACCAAGGTTTAATGTTTGGATATGCTTGTCGTGAGACGGATGTTCTAATGCCTCTTCCTATTTATTTAGCACATAGATTAACGCAGCGATTAGCTCTGGTGCGCAAAGAAGGAATTGTTCCTTATCTTCGTCCAGATGGAAAAGCACAAATCAGTGTTAAATATGTTGGAGATAAACCTGTTTCTATTGAAACAGTAGTAATTTCAACTCAACATGCTCCAGATGTTTCTCAAGAGCAAATTCGCCAAGATATGATTAGTGAAGTCATTAAACACGTTATTCCAGCAGATATGATAAATGAAAACACTATTTTTCATATCAATCCAACTGGAAAATTTGTAATAGGTGGCCCTCAGGGTGATGCAGGTCTAACCGGTAGAAAGATTATAGTAGATACATATGGCGGCAGTTGTCCTCATGGCGGCGGTGCTTTTAGTGGAAAGGATCCTACTAAAGTTGATAGAAGTGCTGCTTATGCTGCTAGATGGGTTGCAAAAAATCTGGTTGCTGCAGGGGCTTGTGACAGAGTTACTATCCAAGTTGCGTACGCCATAGGTGTAGTTCAGCCTGTCTCTATATTGGTAGATACACATTCAACTGGCAAGGTAGATGAAGAGAAGATTGAGAAGTGTGTAAAAGAGCTTTTTGATCTTTCTCCAAAGGGAATTATTAAATCACTTGACCTTTTAAAACCAATATATAGAAAAACAGCTACATATGGACACTTTGGAAGAGAAGAAGAGGGCTTCACGTGGGAGCAAACGAACAGAGTAGATGAGATTAAACAGTATTTGGATATTTAACGATATATTTTAGCTATCTTTAAAAATCTTGTGATAAACTTATCTCGAAAATTAATTTTAGGAGAATTTTATGGCAGTAATTATTAATGACACTTGTATCAATTGTGGTGCATGTATCGATGAATGTCCAGTAGAAGCAATCGTAGACGAGGATGATAATCCACAAGATGAAGAAATTTATTATGTTTATGGTGATAAATGTGTAGAATGTGTTGGTCATCACGATGAACCAGCTTGTGCTACTGCATGTCCTACTGAAGGCTGTATTACTTGGGATGCTATCGGCGAAAGTCCAGCGCATCGTGAAGATATTACAGATGAGCA
Protein-coding regions in this window:
- a CDS encoding ATP-dependent DNA helicase; its protein translation is MNYLEEITQKLLTKQNIFLTGGAGVGKTTITRQVIEYFESEAKKVAKLASTGMAATLIDGQTLHSFLDLGIASDIKELEISGRLEIKKKIKNLISSMHLIVIDEISMVSDTLLEMIQLRLEQAEFCGTVLVVGDFLQLPPVVRGSAEVKFAFESAAWAEFNFYKIELTHIYRTDDKKFIELLGSVRDGFIDEDVHNHLNEYIKPLPEDLSEFTFLFGKNHSASLHNKRQLAYIDSEVFVKEAQIIKHAKSVADAEIERFMNDSRIDKELELKIGAPVLFTRNSWNYFNGERGVVENVDTSFVYVRKSDAKVVKLEAVAQSKAKWSEKSINGKKEMVEEAQLSVYQFPIKLAFAITIHKSQGMSIEDLIIETNEIFAPSQFYVALSRSSNPKRLNLIAPACQWHQIVFVNNKALGFVKDS
- a CDS encoding 4Fe-4S dicluster domain-containing protein — protein: MAVIINDTCINCGACIDECPVEAIVDEDDNPQDEEIYYVYGDKCVECVGHHDEPACATACPTEGCITWDAIGESPAHREDITDEQRSNHENIVD
- the nhaA gene encoding Na+/H+ antiporter NhaA, with product MKIYAPWEKTFNKIATPFEHFLHAQTTTGLILMVMTIIALILANTPLTEAYGHFFHAKIDFNVGSWQLSHTIHHWINDGLMAIFFFLIGLEIKREILVGELSNIKVAILPILAAIGGMVLPALIYLSINNGGEGSNGWGIPMATDIAFAISALVLLGKRVSTALVTFLVALAIVDDLGAVAVIALFYTDEIHLLPLALAGASFLFLVLFNRFGIHMILPYFIVGLFMWFFMLESGVHATIAGVIAAMAIPSKPKQTPIDFTGHTKNLLDEYDNYPVATDHMMHERQKAILQNVKDRIDAVSSPAARLEHDLHLPVSLIVIPLFALANAGISIDFSSIGQTIVEPVSLGIIAGLVVGKVLGIAGIAWLAIKLGIAQLPQGSTMSQIFGVAFLGGIGFTMSIFVADLAFLGNDDLIFQAKVGILSASLFAGLFGFFWLKYIAKKGE
- a CDS encoding vWA domain-containing protein — protein: MQLQQKISRAKAKLLVEYPLFGTIASKLQLIKNDDIQAFKSNGTTLEYSSDFFNEITINEMEFVFANGAMHASLAHESRKNGRSGWLWQLSTDYAVNDMLVENGMERPYQAHYSKRFHGLYAEEIYAELKDDILRDELEYESDDVDDVQKDKNDSQDNQQESEKVQQDDLVSEELFEEFAKAVLEAEEKRGELPRSLERFFKIEQNAKIDWRDELRVALERFHKDDYTQMPPNKKFLHLGFYLPSSVSQRFKLVVAVDSSGSVDDELLGEFLSELNFLMNTIPSYEINLIVCDDKIRSHRVFYSGDILEASVEGGGATDFRPVFELIKNELEDTKLLLYFSDLDGTFPKNAPSYDVKWIAPKDLETPFGEVIVLDD
- a CDS encoding peroxiredoxin, producing MLVTNPAPDFTATTVLADGSIDENFKLSENFGEKGTVLFFYPLDFTFVCPSEIIAFSHRIEDFKSRGVNVIGVSVDSQFSHFAWRETPVNNGGIGRIKYPLVADLTKQISKDYDVLFGEAVALRGSFLIDGKGIVRHAVINDLPLGRNIDEMIRMVDAMQFTDEHGEVCAAGWQKGDEGMKASTEGVAEYLAKHEDDL
- the metK gene encoding methionine adenosyltransferase, which codes for MTKEYIFTSESVTEGHPDKMADQISDAILDYIIEHDPNARVACETLVSNGFCVIAGELKTTAYAPMQEIARKVIQEIGYTDATYGFDYRAAAVLNGIGEQSPDINQGVDQEDGEIGAGDQGLMFGYACRETDVLMPLPIYLAHRLTQRLALVRKEGIVPYLRPDGKAQISVKYVGDKPVSIETVVISTQHAPDVSQEQIRQDMISEVIKHVIPADMINENTIFHINPTGKFVIGGPQGDAGLTGRKIIVDTYGGSCPHGGGAFSGKDPTKVDRSAAYAARWVAKNLVAAGACDRVTIQVAYAIGVVQPVSILVDTHSTGKVDEEKIEKCVKELFDLSPKGIIKSLDLLKPIYRKTATYGHFGREEEGFTWEQTNRVDEIKQYLDI
- a CDS encoding AAA family ATPase, whose protein sequence is MKASRLISTLTALVEQKVPAFLWGAPGIGKSSIVKQIAQSNGVGFIDLRLALMDPTDLKGIPFYDKESHTALWAPPAFLPKSGEGILFLDELNTAAPSVQASAYQLILDRRVGEYELPDGWAIVAAGNRESDRGVTYRMPSPLANRFVHFEMEVNVDDWKYWAYKKGIDDRIISYISYINEHLFTFDAKSDVKSFATPRSWEYVDSILKSNISKELLLDAISGAISREVAVGFLSFTKVMNRLPDIQAILASGEGEYSEEVDVLYALSIALVSAYLKEPNDEMLDNILKYTLELKSEFAVMCVQDLQRNGVKMEHSDVFKEWVKKFAYLLA
- a CDS encoding GGDEF domain-containing response regulator, with product MKRILIVEDNKTLAKILAKKIELSLKYEVDVAYKLSEAKLFLKKYEYFITLLDINLPDAPNGEIVDYVLSKGNHAIVLSANIDKEFRKKMLQKNIIDYVNKGGVDDINYIIQTIQRLEKNQKHKVLVVDDSMVFRKMMKEMLENLFYNVITVAHGEEAVGMLTAHSDISLVITDYNMPVMNGLELTNEIRKDYKKSELCIIAISSNNDEEVNALFLKHGANDYIKKPFSKEEFSCRINNSIEALENIQFITNHANRDFLTGLYNRRYFFQNMQEYIEDTKESGEQFAVSMIDIDNFKHINDTYGHDIGDKVITSISEILRTNTSYRDIVARFGGEEFCVVLKNINKYSASDILERLRQEVEKFNFTIDANKSIKFTISIGVSIHDDDDTLEETINQADMMLHGAKQNGKNRIEFS